The following are encoded in a window of Cyanobacteria bacterium GSL.Bin1 genomic DNA:
- a CDS encoding iron chelate uptake ABC transporter family permease subunit: MWETLIEPLQYSFMQRSLVAAILVGIICATVGTYLMVQRLALLGEAVSHSVLPGLAIAFILGIDIFVGAFIAGVISAVMIAWVRTRSPIKEDAAMGIIYSAFFSLGITLISIVQKNNKVDLLHFLFGNILGVTTRDVINTAAITVIVLTVIILLYKELLFYTFDPEGAQAAGLPINLLDFGLIILMSLTIVASLTTVGLALVVAMLITPGATAYLLVKRLQQMMIFGSIIGVISSISGMYLSYYFNIPSGPAIVMVAFGFFMLAFLFSPTQGVLTNPSTQGSGQSQIWREIKGLLATKQ; this comes from the coding sequence ATGTGGGAAACTTTAATTGAACCGTTGCAATATAGCTTTATGCAGCGATCGCTGGTTGCTGCTATTTTAGTGGGGATTATTTGTGCTACTGTGGGAACTTATTTGATGGTACAGCGACTGGCACTGCTGGGGGAGGCTGTCAGTCACTCGGTTTTACCGGGGTTAGCCATTGCATTTATTTTAGGGATTGATATTTTTGTTGGCGCGTTTATTGCGGGGGTCATTAGTGCGGTAATGATTGCTTGGGTGAGGACGCGATCGCCGATTAAAGAAGATGCTGCAATGGGGATTATTTATTCGGCTTTTTTTTCCTTGGGGATTACCTTAATCTCCATTGTTCAAAAGAATAATAAAGTGGATTTGTTGCACTTTCTCTTTGGTAATATTCTGGGCGTGACGACCAGAGATGTCATCAATACCGCTGCGATTACTGTCATTGTTTTGACTGTTATCATCCTCCTCTATAAAGAATTGCTCTTTTATACTTTTGACCCCGAAGGGGCGCAAGCGGCGGGATTACCGATCAATCTGCTCGACTTTGGCTTAATTATTTTAATGTCGCTGACGATTGTCGCGAGTCTGACCACCGTCGGTTTAGCACTTGTGGTGGCGATGTTAATTACCCCGGGTGCAACTGCATATTTACTAGTGAAACGCTTACAGCAGATGATGATTTTCGGGTCAATCATTGGCGTCATTTCTAGTATCAGCGGCATGTATTTAAGTTACTACTTTAATATTCCTTCCGGTCCCGCGATCGTAATGGTGGCGTTTGGCTTCTTTATGCTGGCGTTCTTGTTTAGTCCCACTCAGGGCGTTTTAACTAATCCCAGTACACAAGGGTCTGGACAATCACAAATTTGGCGGGAGATTAAAGGGTTACTGGCTACCAAGCAGTAA
- a CDS encoding transposase yields the protein MIVLEFKLKGKKTQYSAIDEAIRTAQFVRNKCLRYWMDHENISRKLLYRYNTQLRKEFPLVKELNSTACQASVERCWSSIARFYDHCQKQLAGQKGSPKFKKNSRSIEYKQSGWKLIDPKHIEFTDQKGIGKLKLIGTWDLGFYSEDQIKRVRLVRRADGYYCQFCLAIEVKETLPATHNTIGLDVGLKEFYTDSKGNTESNPRYYRKSEPKLKKNQRRVSRKVKGSSNRKKAIKRLGRTHLKISRQRKEFAKRLALRVVRSNDLVAYEDLRIKNLVRNNCLSKSINDAGWYEFRKWLEYFGTKYGRITIAVAPNYTSQNCSNCGAVVKKSLSQRTHICQCGCQLDRDHNAALNILNQALSTSGHGGTWIIDPNASGDL from the coding sequence ATGATTGTTCTAGAGTTCAAACTTAAAGGAAAGAAAACTCAATATTCAGCCATTGATGAAGCCATTCGCACGGCTCAGTTTGTGCGAAACAAATGTCTTCGCTATTGGATGGATCATGAAAACATCAGTCGCAAATTGTTGTATCGTTATAATACTCAATTGCGAAAAGAATTTCCTTTGGTTAAAGAGCTTAACTCAACAGCTTGTCAGGCATCAGTTGAAAGATGTTGGTCTTCAATTGCTCGTTTTTATGATCACTGTCAAAAACAACTAGCTGGTCAAAAGGGGTCTCCAAAGTTTAAGAAGAATTCTCGCTCTATTGAGTATAAACAATCGGGGTGGAAGCTTATTGATCCGAAACACATTGAGTTCACTGATCAAAAAGGGATTGGAAAACTTAAACTTATTGGAACTTGGGATTTGGGTTTTTATTCAGAAGACCAAATTAAAAGAGTCAGATTGGTTCGCAGAGCAGACGGGTATTATTGCCAGTTTTGTCTTGCAATTGAAGTCAAAGAAACTCTACCAGCTACGCATAATACAATTGGTTTGGATGTTGGACTTAAAGAATTTTATACCGACTCAAAAGGGAACACAGAGTCTAATCCAAGGTATTATCGTAAGTCAGAACCCAAACTGAAGAAGAATCAACGCCGAGTTTCTAGAAAAGTTAAAGGCTCATCCAACCGTAAAAAAGCAATTAAGAGATTAGGACGAACTCATCTCAAAATAAGTAGGCAGCGAAAAGAGTTTGCGAAGAGACTCGCGCTCCGTGTTGTCCGGTCTAACGATCTGGTCGCCTACGAAGATTTGAGAATTAAAAATTTAGTTAGGAATAACTGTTTATCCAAGTCGATTAATGATGCGGGTTGGTATGAATTTAGAAAATGGTTGGAGTATTTTGGAACTAAATATGGAAGGATAACGATTGCCGTTGCTCCCAATTATACGTCTCAAAACTGTTCTAATTGCGGTGCTGTTGTTAAAAAATCTCTCTCTCAAAGAACACATATTTGTCAATGTGGTTGTCAATTAGATAGAGATCATAATGCAGCACTAAATATTCTAAATCAAGCCTTAAGTACGTCAGGGCATGGCGGAACTTGGATCATCGATCCGAACGCTTCGGGAGATTTGTGA